One Rhipicephalus microplus isolate Deutch F79 chromosome 4, USDA_Rmic, whole genome shotgun sequence genomic window carries:
- the LOC119172659 gene encoding neuronal acetylcholine receptor subunit alpha-10, which translates to MKFPFRSPRLSSQLIRPWTAAVLWLFLYFGCSVSRADEQEYRLTRYLMSNYDPAVRPSFNSSLSLRVDLDLSLLQLLDVDEKSQTISTNCRLTQRWTDAHLKWNASDFGGIGVLRIPSAQVWKPDLVLYNNARGDYHAGHLGSNVIVRWTGEVLFPVQAVLSSACRLDLHYFPFDVHLCQLQFVSWTYDSQQVELEPGQTTDGLGRFLKHGEFELLEMTVAQQAHPPPDASASAAPTSTAAGEEGDGLAAAPQYRGVTYTLRLRRRPGSQLLHLVLPCVVVNALALLGFLVPCESGEKVTLGINTLLCLAVFLVVVRDSLPPAASVPLLSVYYGLSTCVVACTTALSVVTLSLHHRGSRGAEVPRGLRRLVLGFLARLLLLGCCGSSSDERKNHHQRHDSSRESNKSSRLQPPSPSLDSDKLELDHIERYNFSPRLRHRKEFCAGLGSMLGGGVPPPPVPGPAVDGSSDEFEKQFLRVLAKVYQTIEKNELRVAERDRRDAVRGEWHQVAVVCDRFLLAAFLLSIAVAACVVLFSAAPQPNRP; encoded by the exons GTTGCAGCGTCAGTCGGGCGGACGAACAGGAGTACCGGCTGACGCGCTATCTCATGTCCAACTACGACCCGGCGGTGCGGCCTTCCTTCAACTCATCATTGTCACTGCGCGTGGACCTGGACCTCTCCCTGCTGCAGCTTCTCGACGTG GACGAAAAAAGCCAGACAATCTCGACGAACTGCAGGCTGACGCAG CGGTGGACAGACGCTCACCTCAAGTGGAACGCATCGGACTTCGGTGGAATTGGCGTGCTGCGCATTCCATCTGCGCAAGTCTGGAAGCCGGACCTGGTCCTCTATAACAA CGCACGTGGCGACTACCACGCTGGACACCTGGGCAGCAACGTGATCGTGCGATGGACAGGCGAAGTTCTGTTCCCGGTGCAGGCGGTGTTGTCGAGCGCTTGCCGACTGGACTTGCACTACTTCCCGTTCGATGTTCATCTCTGCCAGCTGCAGTTCGTCTCATGGACGTACGACTCGCAACAG GTTGAGCTAGAGCCGGGCCAGACTACCGACGGTCTGGGCCGCTTTCTCAAGCACGGCGAGTTCGAGCTGCTCGAGATGACCGTCGCGCAGCAGGCGCACCCGCCGCCGGACGCGTCGGCCTCGGCAGCTCCGACGTCCACCGCCGCGGGCGAAGAGGGCGACGGCCTGGCGGCGGCGCCTCAGTACCGGGGTGTCACGTACACCCTGAGACTTCGCCGGCGACCGGGGTCGCAGCTGCTGCACCTGGTGCTGCCGTGCGTGGTGGTGAACGCACTGGCCCTTCTAGGCTTCCTGGTGCCCTGCGAGTCCGGCGAGAAGGTGACGCTGGGCATCAACACGCTGCTCTGCCTGGCCGTCTTCCTGGTCGTGGTGCGCGACAGCCTGCCGCCCGCCGCCTCGGTGCCCTTGCTCA GCGTCTACTACGGCCTCAGCACGTGCGTGGTGGCGTGCACGACGGCGCTGAGTGTGGTGACGCTCAGTCTGCACCACCGAGGTTCCAGGGGTGCCGAGGTTCCGCGCGGTCTGCGCCGGCTTGTGCTGGGATTTCTGGCCCGACTGCTGCTACTAGGCTGCTGCGGATCTAGTAGCGACGAACGAAAG AACCACCACCAGCGGCACGACTCGTCGCGCGAGTCGAACAAGTCGTCTCGACTGCAGCCGCCGAGTCCGTCGCTTGACTCGGACAAGCTGGAGCTGGACCACATAGAACGGTACAACTTCTCACCGCGGCTGCGGCATCGCAAGGAGTTCTGCGCCGGACTTGGGAGCATGCTGGGAGGTGGGGTGCCGCCACCTCCGGTGCCCGGGCCCGCAGTCGACGGCTCCTCGGACGAGTTCGAGAAGCAGTTCCTGCGGGTGCTCGCCAAG GTGTACCAGACGATCGAGAAGAACGAGCTTCGCGTGGCGGAACGCGACCGACGCGACGCCGTGCGGGGAGAGTGGCATCAAGTGGCCGTCGTGTGCGACCGTTTTCTACTGGCCGCTTTCCTGCTCTCCATCGCCGTGGCCGCCTGCGTGGTGCTCTTTTCCGCAGCACCGCAGCCGAACAGGCCCTGA